The following proteins are co-located in the Pontiella desulfatans genome:
- a CDS encoding helix-turn-helix transcriptional regulator: MTGNTEVIKLMVKNDQTIPDDTRKEILDVLSRQGRGRRPRLINRRQVAELLGGISTKTVDRYIQQGLIREIRFTSRRIRFDEAEILRLAREGVGHE, encoded by the coding sequence ATGACCGGAAATACAGAAGTAATCAAACTGATGGTCAAGAATGATCAGACCATTCCCGACGACACCCGCAAGGAAATACTGGATGTTCTCAGCCGACAAGGACGCGGTCGCAGGCCGCGTTTAATAAATCGCCGTCAGGTGGCTGAGCTTCTCGGTGGTATTTCAACAAAAACCGTTGATCGCTACATCCAACAAGGTTTGATCCGTGAAATCCGATTCACATCAAGGCGTATCCGGTTCGATGAGGCCGAAATATTGCGTCTTGCACGGGAAGGAGTCGGCCATGAGTAA
- a CDS encoding tyrosine-type recombinase/integrase, which produces MTATRTKKGLGRLYKRSNGKELPAGSKVKAPYYLEYKINGKRKKVCLTDEHGNKLYTKEEAVEAQMRIVAPLQAENAERQLEAMLQAAKGETARIIDAKPALRIADAWTEYKKAHNRPKSGERTLHRYEACISAFHDWIKESYPDVKELREVGTEHAEAYADHLESKKLSPSSFNIYLNSLAMVWAVLEKKARTTQNPFAWDKKSRTGIQRKNIKAEATIRKKRALTLEEVNKVIEKAEGDYRTLLIILVCTGQRLVDGVKLQWKEIDYEKNIITLTPAKTAKRTGKQVYIPILPQLREELQSIMHNGRYVLPELVEAYDRDRSAITKRIRKIFDAAKLNAHKETDIKTGQAIVETGAHSLRHSFVTIARLAGFPDALIMKITGHTSEQMIDHYTAFDEKLVASLAANIPHALPNGNKGFIQAPENKEPLPKWALEKLKSMTAKSWEEIRDELTAQG; this is translated from the coding sequence ATGACAGCGACGAGAACCAAGAAGGGTCTTGGCAGACTCTACAAACGCAGCAACGGTAAGGAACTGCCTGCCGGGTCAAAGGTCAAGGCACCCTATTATCTAGAGTATAAAATCAACGGCAAGCGGAAGAAGGTTTGCCTCACCGACGAACACGGCAACAAGCTCTACACCAAGGAAGAGGCAGTAGAAGCGCAGATGCGCATTGTAGCCCCTTTGCAAGCAGAGAATGCAGAGCGTCAGTTGGAGGCCATGCTTCAAGCCGCAAAGGGCGAGACCGCACGAATCATTGATGCAAAACCAGCACTCCGCATTGCCGATGCCTGGACTGAATACAAGAAAGCCCACAACCGCCCAAAATCCGGGGAACGCACCTTGCACCGCTATGAGGCCTGCATTAGTGCCTTCCATGACTGGATAAAGGAGAGCTATCCCGATGTCAAAGAGTTGAGGGAAGTCGGCACAGAGCATGCCGAAGCCTATGCCGACCATCTGGAATCAAAAAAGCTATCCCCTTCATCGTTCAACATCTATTTGAACTCCTTGGCCATGGTCTGGGCTGTGCTCGAAAAGAAAGCCCGCACCACGCAGAATCCATTTGCTTGGGACAAGAAGAGCAGAACGGGCATACAGCGCAAAAACATCAAGGCAGAAGCCACGATCCGGAAAAAGCGGGCATTGACCTTGGAGGAAGTCAACAAGGTCATTGAGAAGGCAGAGGGTGACTATAGGACGCTTCTAATCATTCTTGTATGTACCGGACAGCGCCTTGTGGACGGCGTAAAGCTCCAATGGAAGGAAATCGACTACGAAAAGAACATCATAACCCTTACCCCCGCCAAGACCGCCAAGCGCACAGGCAAGCAGGTCTATATCCCTATCCTTCCCCAGTTGAGGGAAGAACTGCAAAGCATCATGCACAATGGCCGCTACGTCCTTCCCGAACTCGTGGAAGCCTACGACCGCGACAGGTCGGCCATCACGAAACGAATCCGCAAAATCTTTGATGCCGCCAAACTGAACGCACACAAAGAGACGGACATAAAAACGGGACAAGCCATAGTCGAAACCGGGGCGCACAGCCTGCGGCACTCCTTTGTCACCATTGCCCGGCTGGCTGGCTTCCCCGATGCCCTCATAATGAAAATCACAGGCCACACTTCGGAACAAATGATCGACCACTATACCGCCTTCGATGAAAAACTAGTTGCATCCTTGGCCGCTAACATCCCCCACGCCCTCCCCAACGGAAACAAAGGCTTCATCCAAGCCCCAGAGAATAAGGAGCCCTTGCCCAAGTGGGCACTCGAAAAGCTTAAGAGCATGACCGCTAAAAGCTGGGAAGAAATACGAGATGAACTGACAGCCCAAGGTTAA